A window of the Motacilla alba alba isolate MOTALB_02 chromosome 26, Motacilla_alba_V1.0_pri, whole genome shotgun sequence genome harbors these coding sequences:
- the LOC119711739 gene encoding Krueppel-like factor 1, giving the protein MVSVSCQDLLPSLPSPSLLESLASALQCRMPPSLLPGHGGDRTCGHPEGTGHAEGAKEEPPKAQLSEAQLRLPDFCLSQHFIPTLEEIEEFLRDKAELPRDEAGEPHPEGWKVESKAEHGSGAQPIPRAHEGGAGHVPNAVGTAAGDQALAAGDDMVAADDQALAAGGQALIAGDQVVATGNQVVAAGDHVVAAGDQVVAAGQALAAADQVVAAGDHMVAADDQALAAGGQALIAGDQVVAAGDQALAVGDHVVAAGDQVVATGDQALAVGDQALAAGDHVVAASDQVLAAGSIPVVLQLQPLPMDSITPPAQPGGVRVAQLLISLQSPNLPVLPQLQPPGTILDQKYVRIAPLPVPTGPGDVQEAEAAPGAQQGPPSLLRTHRCSHPGCGKVYSKSSHLKAHFRRHTGEKPYTCAWPNCGWRFSRSDELSRHKRSHSGLKPYQCSACEKKFARSDHLGKHLRIHRGQPRSPGALPGASTS; this is encoded by the exons ATGGTCTCTGtgagctgccaggacctgctgccctccctgcccagcccttccctgctcgAGAGCCTGGCCAGTGCCCTGCAGTGCAGGATGCCACCGTCCCTTCTGCCAGGACACGGCGGTGACAGGACATGCGGCCACCCGGAGGGCACCGGCCACGCCGAGGGTGCCAAGGAGGAGCcccccaaagcccagctcagcGAGGCTCAGCTCAGGCTGCCTGACTTCTGCCTCTCGCAGCACTTCATCCCCACGCTGGAGGAGATCGAGGAGTTCCTCAGGgacaaggcagagctgcccagggacgaggCAGGAGAGCCTCACCCCGAGGGGTGGAAGGTGGAGAGCAAGGCTGAGCACGGCTCTGGGGCACAGCCCATCCCCAGAGCGCAcgagggaggagcaggacacGTCCCAAACGCTGTGGGGACAGCTGCTGGTGACCAGGCACTGGCTGCTGGTGACGATATGGTGGCTGCTGATGACCAGGCATTGGCTGCTGGTGGCCAGGCGCTGATTGCTGGTGACCAGGTGGTGGCCACTGGTAACCAGGTGGTGGCCGCTGGTGACCACGTGGTGGCTGCTGGTGACCAGGTGGTGGCTGCTGGCCAGGCACTAGCTGCTGCTGACCAGGTGGTGGCCGCTGGTGACCATATGGTGGCCGCTGATGACCAGGCATTGGCTGCTGGTGGCCAGGCGCTGATTGCTGGTGACCAGGTGGTGGCCGCTGGTGACCAGGCACTGGCTGTTGGTGACCATGTGGTGGCCGCTGGTGACCAGGTGGTGGCCACTGGTGACCAGGCACTGGCTGTTGGTGACCAGGCACTAGCTGCTGGTGACCATGTGGTGGCCGCTAGTGACCaggtgctggctgctggcagcatccccgttgtcctgcagctccagcctctccccatGGACAGCATcacccccccagcccagcctgggggtgTCAGGGTGGCCCAGCTGCTGATCAGCCTGCAGAGCCCGAACCTGCCCGTCCTgcctcagctccagccccctgGCACCATCCTGGACCAAAAATACGTCAGAATCGCCCCTCTGCCGGTGCCCACGGGGCCGGGGGACGTGCAGGAGGCCGAGGCAGCCCCCGGGGCCCAGCAGGgccccccatccctgctccgCACGCACCGCTGCTCCCACCCGGGCTGCGGGAAGGTTTATTCCAAGAGCTCCCACCTGAAGGCTCATTTCCGCCGGCACACGGGGGAGAAGCCCTACACCTGCGCCTGGCCCAACTGCGGCTGGAG GTTCTCCCGCTCGGACGAGCTCTCCCGCCACAAGCGCTCCCACTCCGGCCTCAAGCCCTACCAGTGCTCGGCCTGTGAGAAGAAGTTTGCCCGCAGTGACCACCTGGGCAAGCACCTGCGGATCCACCGGGGCCAGCCCCGCAGCCCAGGGGCGCTGCCGGGGGCCAGCACGTCCTGA